The Arabidopsis thaliana chromosome 5, partial sequence genomic interval gtgatatatataactttatattCACCAATGTGGGGGATTAAGAAAAACGTTTTAGTAATAAGCTTATTGTTTATGTGatttaaggttaaggttaaTGGAGTATGATTTGCAACTGGGGCTAGTGGAATTTGCAGTCCCTCTGGTTCAGATAGCGGGTTCGGTAGTGTTTTTCTTGGGAATCTTTTTCGTCTTCCATCAGGtataacactttttttttttgttgacattaTAACACTTTTATTGTTGTAACAAAGTTTCCTGGTTCATCAAATTTCACATATATGCTTTACGTATTAGTCTATGAGAGATAAGAGAACTAAATTGGTTATGTCTCGGTGATATCACATTAATTTATAACAATTATAGCAAGTGTTTGAAGATAAAGCTAAGTACTTGTGGCATattaatatgaatatatgatattgTCCATAATGTTAGTTGTGGACTTGTGGTCCATGTAAACATAAGTAATAGAGTAAAATGTTGTGAATAACAACTTTTGATGTGTGTCTGACTAATTATATGTAGTCACATTCCgctgtattttttttctggagTATTTAGGCTGAGACAAAACGTGGATACAGTGGAAGAGAGCATCATGCATTAAACTTGCTGATAGCGGGTCCGTTACTTTGGTTGATAGGATCGATTCACAACTCATGCCAAATCTACGAGAGAGCGGATAGTCATGTTCAAATTCTACAGCAGTGTGTTTACATTCCTTTCTTGGTTGGATCCCTTCTATTCTTGGTTTCCGCAGTTCTCAATAGCCTCGACATATCCGGGTCATCTCGTAGTGGATTGAAGCTTCTTGTAAGTACTTGGAAACCAAATTTATCGCATAAAAAGTGGTTTTCAAAATCCGCTTCTTACGGTAAATAATGAATTTTCAGGGGGAAAGATGGATTTGGCTTGGGATTTCCGGGgctatatgtttgtttgtggGAGGATTGCTGAACGTTGTTAAGGTTTTTAACTTCGTCCAGATCTCTGGGCTCCGCCTCGAGAAACTACGGGGTGGAGCTCAAGACCGACTTCTTGAAGGGAGAGAAGGATATCTCCCTCTtgttgctgaagaagaaagaataagGAAAATGGAAGCTGATCACGAAGCTTCTAGTAGAGCCAAACCCCGGGCACACACAACCTCCAAAGCCGGAGAGGGAGCTACAGAGACCGTGGTGGTATCATCTCCGACACCATACAAGGATGTTCTCGTTGGACAGATCTGAGGAAGATTAGTCATGTTTAAATGTTCTTTTGTACtccatatttgtttttagctGCGGAGACCACATATTTTGCCGTTCAACATATGTTATGTGATTCGTTTCCTTTTTGGTCAGTCTTTATGAATATTGAAATAGGTTACAATACATCAAGACTTTAGAAGAAGATTTGTACACTAGAAGAATATTGATCTTCTTTATGAATAATGAAATAGGGTCTTTATACCTATTTCTATTTGACGATAGAGATTGAACTTGAGATGATCATAGAAGATAAGAGTAAAATGGATGCATGGTATAGAAGGCTAGAAATTGAGATGCAGATCAGCCATGCACGTACCATGCATTGAACCGGATTAGAGAAACTTGGTTAAATTCCCTGTTTCACATTGGTTTAGCAGAGATGGTCCTGCCTAGGGCAAATAAGATTAACAATTTGGTTGTAGTCAGAAACTGAGAAATGTAAAATTGTGCGACACTAAAATCAGCAGAGAAACTGGACTAAACATTAGAAAATTTCATAAGcagaaaatcaagaatcaataAATAGAATATAACAAATTAGCATGTAACATATCCATGTTTGTTTTCAACACAATTCAGTAGAGCTTAACCATAGGCTCAACTTCATATACacacaattatttatttggttgtAGAAAGTTAACTGTTTGAGTTGTTATTTTTCATCTCCGAATAAAACAGTCTTCGTGTTATGGATTGATCAAACAGTGGTTGTGGCGATATAGTTCCTTCGATAAGCAGCTGCGTTTGTTGGAATCAACATTTCCTTGAATCCTTCATCCACTAAATGTGCACCCAACATTTGCAAAGCCCACTGTTGATTCACATAGTAAAAGTCATcataagaaacatgtttttataatttaacaacaaaaaaagagtttataaCCGTTAAGAAGGTAGAAATTGTGTTAGATAGCCAAGAAAATAGAAAGGCTTACGGCAAGAATTCTGAGGCTATGCCAAAAGCGACGAGGCGAAGGAAACGGAGAGAGCAAGTGGCCCATGGACGTAAGGGTGATGGCTACAAGATGAAGGACTAGAGTAAGAGGGTGAGGGTTCATGCCTCCGAGAATAGTCATCAATCCCCTTGTTTTAAAATCTCCACGAGCTAGGTAATTGAAGCAGCCTTGTCGCATTCCCTCTCTTGCTTCGTCTGTTGTAGCAACAAGCACTTGTGAAAAGATACTCGCGAGCGTGTTCACGGTCGCTGACATTGGCTTTTGCCATCcaaaatcaatacaaataGAAAGTAAGAGTCATACCACTAGTCCAACACAACTTGATAATAGTATATATGACATTCTAGCATACATAAATATCCGAGTCACTCCatttaattaaaccaaaacccCTAGTAAAAAACTAAGTAATCCATAACTCACCTTGCGGATGATGTAAAAGGACTTGACAAGATCAGAGACTTTCTTAGTATTGCTGAGGTTAGGCAATGGTTTGAGAAGATTGCGTAGAATGCAAATGTCCGAGAGTGCAACCATCATTCCTGACGCGATTATAGGATGACGCATATTGAATGCATCTCCCAACACAATCACTCCTCTTTTATCACACAATCTCGATGACATACTTTTCGTCGCTGTTGATTTTATCTCTGGTAATCCTTCCTCTATGCCTTTCAAAAATATCTCCCGAAGATTTCCAGTTTCAGGTatctacaaaaccaaaggGATCAATGATATAAACAAAGTCATTTGAGCATAGTAATACCacttgaaatcaaaataataccATTTCAACACCATGAAAATGTTTAAACACACCTTAAAACTTTTACTTAGACTATCAATAGTTTGCTACGTACCTGAGGAGCCATTGATTTCTTGAGGAAGGTAGACATTTCACCATTCGATATAGAAGGAATACTATCAGCGGGAACTTCGGCAACACAACGAACTTCATCACTggttatttgatatataacacAAACCAAAGGtttagaaaatatcaaatgtaGACTATGGGGATCTTCAAGTCGGCTATTCTTCGTGACGTAACCCACCATGTACGAGAGGACTTCCTCCtgtgtaaataaatatatgattataatcCTTAAACTCAGTAGTTAAGTCGAgaccaatcttttttttatagtttatagcGAAGAATAAAAGTCGACAATGTTTAAAAGATAACTATGTACTCACAGTAT includes:
- the SQP2 gene encoding squalene monooxygenase 2 (squalene monooxygenase 2 (SQP2); FUNCTIONS IN: squalene monooxygenase activity, oxidoreductase activity, FAD binding; INVOLVED IN: sterol biosynthetic process; LOCATED IN: endomembrane system, integral to membrane; EXPRESSED IN: root; CONTAINS InterPro DOMAIN/s: Squalene epoxidase (InterPro:IPR013698), FAD dependent oxidoreductase (InterPro:IPR006076); BEST Arabidopsis thaliana protein match is: FAD/NAD(P)-binding oxidoreductase family protein (TAIR:AT5G24150.1); Has 1807 Blast hits to 1807 proteins in 277 species: Archae - 0; Bacteria - 0; Metazoa - 736; Fungi - 347; Plants - 385; Viruses - 0; Other Eukaryotes - 339 (source: NCBI BLink).) — encoded protein: MAMTYAWLWTLLAFVLTWMVFHLIKMKKAATGDLEAEAEARRDGATDVIIVGAGVAGASLAYALAKDGRRVHVIERDLKEPQRFMGELMQAGGRFMLAQLGLEDCLEDIDAQEAKSLAIYKDGKHATLPFPDDKSFPHEPVGRLLRNGRLVQRLRQKAASLSNVQLEEGTVKSLIEEEGVVKGVTYKNSAGEEITAFAPLTVVCDGCYSNLRRSLVDNTEEVLSYMVGYVTKNSRLEDPHSLHLIFSKPLVCVIYQITSDEVRCVAEVPADSIPSISNGEMSTFLKKSMAPQIPETGNLREIFLKGIEEGLPEIKSTATKSMSSRLCDKRGVIVLGDAFNMRHPIIASGMMVALSDICILRNLLKPLPNLSNTKKVSDLVKSFYIIRKPMSATVNTLASIFSQVLVATTDEAREGMRQGCFNYLARGDFKTRGLMTILGGMNPHPLTLVLHLVAITLTSMGHLLSPFPSPRRFWHSLRILAWALQMLGAHLVDEGFKEMLIPTNAAAYRRNYIATTTV
- a CDS encoding polypyrimidine tract-binding-like protein (unknown protein; FUNCTIONS IN: molecular_function unknown; INVOLVED IN: biological_process unknown; LOCATED IN: mitochondrion; EXPRESSED IN: petal, leaf whorl, flower; EXPRESSED DURING: 4 anthesis, petal differentiation and expansion stage; Has 1807 Blast hits to 1807 proteins in 277 species: Archae - 0; Bacteria - 0; Metazoa - 736; Fungi - 347; Plants - 385; Viruses - 0; Other Eukaryotes - 339 (source: NCBI BLink).) — translated: MVKLATAREIRTYGPRLGRSRAEYINAGLYLFATVVLIGGFTATGFSWEPRSGLVLILLALVLITAVNVHDLVAHLAGIDYRLRLMEYDLQLGLVEFAVPLVQIAGSVVFFLGIFFVFHQAETKRGYSGREHHALNLLIAGPLLWLIGSIHNSCQIYERADSHVQILQQCVYIPFLVGSLLFLVSAVLNSLDISGSSRSGLKLLGERWIWLGISGAICLFVGGLLNVVKVFNFVQISGLRLEKLRGGAQDRLLEGREGYLPLVAEEERIRKMEADHEASSRAKPRAHTTSKAGEGATETVVVSSPTPYKDVLVGQI